The stretch of DNA CTGGGCGGCAGGCTGCCTCAGCCGAAGTTCTTTTGGTGCGCCTTGATGGCTTCGACGTACGCCTTGGTGTCGTCGTACATGCCGTACTTGCTCACCGAGTACTGGCCCTGGTAATAACCGGCGATGGCAGTGTCCCGGTCCTTGCTGGTGGCCAGGAGTTGGCGGATGATCGCCACGCCGGCCGTTGCGTTGTCATAGGGGTCCAGGAGGTTCAGTTTCCGGCCCACCAGGTCAGATGCCCACTGGCCGGAGCTGGGAATAACCTGCATGGTCCCGATCGCGTTGGCGGGGGAAACCGCGCGCTGGTTGAACCCTGATTCCTGGTAGGCGAAGGCGAGGGCGAGCGAGGGTTCTACCCCCATCGCGCGCGCCGTATCCGCCACAATGCCCTGCATCTGTTCCCGCGAGGGGACCGGGGAAGCATTCAGGAGTGCCTTGTTTTCGTTGGCCGAGCTCACCACGGCTGCGGGATAGCTGAATCCGAGGAAGGATCCGGGAACCAATGGCGTAACGGACGCCGCCGGTTGCGGGGCGGGCTGGCCCGCAGCGCCCGGGATTGCCAGCTTGTTGCCCGGGTAGATCACTGAAGTAAGGCTCAGCTGGTTGGTGGAGAGGAGCTCCGACAACTTGACACCGTGACGGGAAGCGATGGCGGACAGCGTGTCGCCGGCCTTAACAGAGTAGGAGCCGGTTGCCGGCGCGGGGGCGGCGGGGCTGGCCGGGGCAGCTGACGTGACAGCCAGGGCTGGAGCAGGTGCTGCCGGAGCCGGGGCAGCCTCGCCGGCGCCTACTTTGACTTTTTGTCCGGGGTAAATGATGGAACGCATGTTGAGGTTGTTCCAGGCGAAAACGTCCGAAAGGCTCACGTTATGCTTCGCCGCGATGGCCCCCAGCGTGTCGCCTGGCTTCACCGTGTACGAGGCGCCCGCCCCCGCCGCCTGCGGAGCCGCAGGCGCCGGCTGTGCAGCGGGAGCCGCCGGGCCGGTTGGCGAACCCGACAGCTTGATCTTCTGTCCAGGGTAAATGATGGTGTTGGCCTGGAGGTTGTTCAGCCTGAGGACGTCGCCGGTGTTCAGCCCGAACCTGCCTGCGATGCCGCTGATGGTGTCGCCCCTGGCGATGGTGTATTCCGCCGGTGCGGCCGGCTGTGCCGGCTTGAAGGCGGCAGGGATGGTGGTGGAAACAGACGACGCCGGGATCACGGCTGCCGTCGCCTTGGCCGCCTGGGCCTTCATGGCCGCTGCGAGGGTGGCCGGGACGGCGCGTGCAGGCTGCTGGGCAGCGGCGGGCTGGGCGAGGGCTAACGATGACAATACGACCGCTGGCAGCGCCGCCGTTGTGGCAGCAATCATGGGCAGGCTCGGCTTCTGGGGCTGCTTCGGCGAGCGGGACATCGTCATGTGAAGGAATCCTCTTCTCAACTGCGGGCGCGGACGGGGATGCCGCTGTTATTCGATACTACTGTTACTGCTGTTATTTCTGTTACGAAAGTGATCTATGTGAATCTCTCATGGATTCGCGATTAGCACAAGAATTCCCGCATTCCCGGCATAGGAGAATTTCCGGAGTGTCCGCAGGTCAGGGCACCCTGCAATATTCCCCGACTAGGCGCCACGGCGGGCAGCATGGCAACCTTGATCCGTGAGTAATGTAGAAAACCTCGTGGGCGAATGGTTGCCCCTGCCGGACGTCGCCCGTTTATTGGACGTTTCCATCACTAAAGTCCATAGCCTGATTGATGAACGGGCACTGGCCGCTGTGCGGGTGGGGGAGCGGAATATCCGTTCCGTCCCGGCTGAATTCATCCAGGATGGCCAAGTAGTGGACAGCCTCAAAGGCACCATTGTTGTGCTGGCTGACGCGGGCTATTCGGACGAAGACCTCATCATTTGGCTTTTCACGCCCGACGAGTCACTCCGGGGACGCCCCATCGATGCATTGCGGGAAGGCCGCAAGACCGAAATCCGGCGCAGGGCGCAAACCCTGGCCTGGTAATTACCCGCACCCGACACTGCGGAATCAGGAGGCCCGGCTGACGGTTGCTTCGGCCAGCCTCCGCAATGCGGTTTTTGGCAGGTCATCCAGGGGAAGTGTCTCCAGGGCCTCAAAGGCGGCTTCGCCAAATTCGTTAATCAGGACCTCGGTGGCTTGCAGTGCACCCGACGCTTCGATAATCCGCCGGATCTCACGAATGTCCTCATCCGTGAGGTCCGGGCTGCCCAGCCGGGCGTCGATAAAAGCGGATTCCGCCGCCGAGGCCTGGTCCAGGGCCAGCGCCACCAGCACCGTGCGCTTGCCCTCCCTCAGGTCGTCCCCGGCAGGTTTGCCGGTAGTGAGCGGATCACCAAAAACGCCCAGGACGTCGTCGCGGAGCTGGAAGGCTTCGCCCAGGGGCAGGGCAAACGCCGAATAGCCGCGGAGCAGTTCGTTTGAGGCTCCCGCCAGGGCACCACCCAATGCCAGGGGATGCTCGGTGGAGTACTTGGCGGACTTGAACCTGATGATGGACTGGGCCCTGCTGACGGCACCGGCACGGTCGCGGACCGGCCCGGCAACTTCTTCCAGGATGTCCAGGTACTGACCCGCCATGACCTCCGCCCGCATGAGGTTGAAGATCAGCCGCGCCCGGCTCCCTGCTGCAGCACGCTCGCCTATATCCGTGAAGGCCTCTTCGCTGAACGACAGGCAGAGGTCACCGGTGAGAATCGCCGCTGCCTGCCCGAACCGCTCACTGTCCAGGGCCCAGCCGTGGGTACCGTGCAGTTGGCTGAAGCGGCGGTGGACACTGGGGCCGCCCCGCCGGGTGTCCGACCGGTCAATGATGTCGTCATGGATCAGCGCGGCGGCCTGGAACAGTTCCAGGGCTGCTCCCGCCGTCACCACCTGCTGCGCGCCGGACCCGCCCCCCGCGCCCCGCCAGCCCCAGTAGCACATCAGCGCCCTGAGGCGCTTGCCGCCAGTGACCAGGTTGGAGATGGAACCCATGAGCGGTTCAATGTCCGGGGAGATCGCGGACATAACGGACTGCCGGGAAGTGAGGAAATCGGTCAGTTCGCCGGCTACCGACGCCACGAAGGCGGCCTGTTCGTTCCTTAGCTGCTCCGCCGTCACTTGGCTGACTCAGCTGCCACGTTGGCGCCGATGGTAAAAGTCACAATGCCCGCCGCTTCCACAGCGGACAGGTTGACCGTCTCGTTGTCCCCCCGGACAAAATCCTTCGAGGCCACAGCCCCCACTGCCTCACCCGGAACAGCTTTGAATCCCCGTGCCTCAAGTTCCTTGGTGTAGAAGTCCAGGACGGCGGCAGTGGGCGCGGTGACGGTGGCAACCAGGGCCGCGGTGGCAGGCGTTGACGCCTTGTCCAAGCTGCTGGACACCACACTTGCGCCCGGCATGAGGGGCAGAAGTTGCTGGGGGAAGCCTTCGACGACGGCGCCTACCGTGGCGGACGTGTTAGGTGAAGCAGAGGGGCTGGCGGAGGCTGTGGTGGCCGACTGGACTGTTCCGGGCGAGGAAGCGGAGGCGGTGGGACCAGGCGTTCCTGACGGTGTTGGGCTGCAGGCAGCGAGGGCCAGTGCTGCCGCAGCAGCAAAAGCGGCCAGGGCTGCTGGCTTGAGGTTTCCAATGACCGTCACAGGGACTTTCCTCCTGGTGTTGATGCCGGATTCAGCCTCCAGTTTAGTCAGTACAAAGCGATAGGATTGCAGCCGTGGGACCTGTTGGGACGAACGAGCCGGCCGGAGCAGGTCTCCGGGCCCGCCGGCGCAAGTGCATCATGCACGTGGACATGGACGCCTTTTTCGTCTCCGTGGAACTGCGCACGAGGCCCGAGCTTCGCGGTAAGCCGGTCATCGTTGGCTTTCCGGCTGAACGTTCAGTGGTCCTCTCGGGCTCCTATGAGGCCAGGGCTTTTGGCGTGAAGTCAGCCATGCCCATGGCTGTGGCAATGCGGATGTGCCCGCAGGCGGTGATCATCGAGCCGCGGCACAACGTGTACTACGAGGTCTCGGCGGAGTTGATGGCAATCTTCGAATCCGTGACCGAACTCGTGGAGCCGCTCAGCGTGGACGAGGCGTTCCTTGATGTGACCGGTGCCATCCGCCGGCTGGGTCCACCCCGGGCCATTGGCGAGCTGATCCGCAGCAGGGTGGCTGCGGAGCTGGGGATTACCGCCTCGGTGGGGATAGCGGAGACAAAGTTCGTAGCCAAAATCGCCTCCACCCGCTGTAAGCCGGACGGACTGCTCCTCATCGGCCCCGATCAAACGGTGCCCTACCTGCACAGCCTGCCGGTAGGCGCACTCTGGGGCATAGGCGCCAAAACCGCAGAGGTCCTTGCACGGATGGGCATCCGGACCGTCGCCGATGTGGCAGCCACGCCGGTCTCGTCGCTTCGGAAGATGCTGGGCGCCACAGGAGTGCATGTCCATCAGCTGGCCTGGGGACAGGACCCGCGTCCCGTAACGCCCGTCCGGCTGGAAAAAAGCATCGGTGCCGAAGAAACGTTTGCCGTGGATACAGCGGACGACGCCCTCCTTCACCGGGAACTGCTCCGCCTCGCGCACCGGACGGCCGGGCGCCTGCGCAGTTCGGGAATGGTGGCCCGGACCATCGCGCTGAAGCTGCGCTTCGCCGATTTTTCCACCATCACCCGCAGCCGCACGGTCCAGACACCCGTGGACAGCGCCCAGCTCATCTATGGAGTCGCGCTGCAGCTCCTGGGCTCGGTGGACCGGCCAATGACGGTGAGGCTGGTGGGCGTGCGGGCCGAACAGCTCGAAGACGCGGCCACCACCTCGCTCCAGCTCAGTATTGACCGGCGGGATGACAACTGGCGGGCGGCCGAGCAGGCCCTTGACCAGGTAGCACGCAAATTCGGCAATAAATCCGTTCTTCCTGCCCGTCTCCTGGACCCGGGGAGCGGACCTGATGAACGGGCTGGATAAGCGCCCGGAATAAGCTCCCTGGAGTGCCGGCGAAAGTCATTGCCGTCTTTCAGAACGGCCCTCAACAAACTATCCTTATAAATACAAAGTTTGTGAGTGACTGGACTTACTGCCAGGCTCTCCTGGACATGCTTCCGCACCGGTCTGCATGCCCGGTTTTCGTTTACCGCCACAGCCGGCGGGTACGGGAACCACCAGGGCATACCAGACGTTATTGGTGCAGAAGAATGGCTGGGACCAGCCCGGACGTTGGCCTACAAAAGGAGGTCGTGATGCCGCTGTCGGAGCACGAGCAGAAGCTGCTGGAGCAGCTGGAGAAGCAGCTTCACGAGGATGATCCAAAGTTCGCGAATTCCATGGGGTC from Pseudarthrobacter siccitolerans encodes:
- a CDS encoding Rv2175c family DNA-binding protein is translated as MSNVENLVGEWLPLPDVARLLDVSITKVHSLIDERALAAVRVGERNIRSVPAEFIQDGQVVDSLKGTIVVLADAGYSDEDLIIWLFTPDESLRGRPIDALREGRKTEIRRRAQTLAW
- a CDS encoding LysM peptidoglycan-binding domain-containing protein, translating into MTMSRSPKQPQKPSLPMIAATTAALPAVVLSSLALAQPAAAQQPARAVPATLAAAMKAQAAKATAAVIPASSVSTTIPAAFKPAQPAAPAEYTIARGDTISGIAGRFGLNTGDVLRLNNLQANTIIYPGQKIKLSGSPTGPAAPAAQPAPAAPQAAGAGASYTVKPGDTLGAIAAKHNVSLSDVFAWNNLNMRSIIYPGQKVKVGAGEAAPAPAAPAPALAVTSAAPASPAAPAPATGSYSVKAGDTLSAIASRHGVKLSELLSTNQLSLTSVIYPGNKLAIPGAAGQPAPQPAASVTPLVPGSFLGFSYPAAVVSSANENKALLNASPVPSREQMQGIVADTARAMGVEPSLALAFAYQESGFNQRAVSPANAIGTMQVIPSSGQWASDLVGRKLNLLDPYDNATAGVAIIRQLLATSKDRDTAIAGYYQGQYSVSKYGMYDDTKAYVEAIKAHQKNFG
- the dinB gene encoding DNA polymerase IV — translated: MGPVGTNEPAGAGLRARRRKCIMHVDMDAFFVSVELRTRPELRGKPVIVGFPAERSVVLSGSYEARAFGVKSAMPMAVAMRMCPQAVIIEPRHNVYYEVSAELMAIFESVTELVEPLSVDEAFLDVTGAIRRLGPPRAIGELIRSRVAAELGITASVGIAETKFVAKIASTRCKPDGLLLIGPDQTVPYLHSLPVGALWGIGAKTAEVLARMGIRTVADVAATPVSSLRKMLGATGVHVHQLAWGQDPRPVTPVRLEKSIGAEETFAVDTADDALLHRELLRLAHRTAGRLRSSGMVARTIALKLRFADFSTITRSRTVQTPVDSAQLIYGVALQLLGSVDRPMTVRLVGVRAEQLEDAATTSLQLSIDRRDDNWRAAEQALDQVARKFGNKSVLPARLLDPGSGPDERAG
- a CDS encoding polyprenyl synthetase family protein, producing the protein MTAEQLRNEQAAFVASVAGELTDFLTSRQSVMSAISPDIEPLMGSISNLVTGGKRLRALMCYWGWRGAGGGSGAQQVVTAGAALELFQAAALIHDDIIDRSDTRRGGPSVHRRFSQLHGTHGWALDSERFGQAAAILTGDLCLSFSEEAFTDIGERAAAGSRARLIFNLMRAEVMAGQYLDILEEVAGPVRDRAGAVSRAQSIIRFKSAKYSTEHPLALGGALAGASNELLRGYSAFALPLGEAFQLRDDVLGVFGDPLTTGKPAGDDLREGKRTVLVALALDQASAAESAFIDARLGSPDLTDEDIREIRRIIEASGALQATEVLINEFGEAAFEALETLPLDDLPKTALRRLAEATVSRAS